The region TTCGCTATTTGCGTGCGCGCAGGGCAGAGGGATTTATCTCGGTTATTGCCGGATTCTCGCTTACGGGCATTGCGCTTGGCGTGGCTACACTTATTGTAGTAATGGCGGTAATGAATGGTTTTCGCACCGAATTGCTCGGACGTATTTTAGGCATTAGTGGTCATGTGCAGATTTATGATTCCCGTGGCGCGATGTTCGATTATGACGAACGCGCACAGGAGTTTTTAAGATTAGAGCATGTTACTTCTGCCTCTGCACAAGTGGAAGGGCAGGTGATGGTAAGCGCCAATGGTCAGGCACAAGGTGTAATGATCAATGGGCTGCGTGGCAAAGACATACAAAAAAAACCATTAGTAGCAGAGCATATTGTTGCAGGCAATTTGGAAGCATTTAACAACGGCGAAGGCGTGCTGGTTGGGGCGAGGCTGGCACAAAAACTGGGGCTGGGCATTGGGGATAATATTACCCTCATATCTCCCGAAGGACGCGCTACAATTGCAGGAATGATGCCCCGCGTGAAAGCTTACCCCATTGCGGCAATGTTTGATGTGGGCATGTTTGAGTATGATTCCGGCTTGGTCTTTATGCCGTTTGAAGAAGCGCAAATCTTTTTCAAGCTAGCGCGTGGAGAAGATACCGCAGTGTCTTCTATAGAATTAATGGTAGACAATCCAAAACAAGCGGCAGCGGTGGCGGCAGAAATTGCCCGCACAAACCCACAGCTTTATGTGCAAAGCTGGGAAGATACCAACGCGCAGTTTTTTAATGCGCTAAAGGTAGAGCGCAGCGTGATGTTTTTGATTCTTACGCTCATCATAATTGTGGCTGCGTTTAATATTATCTCCAGCCTGATTATGCTGGTGCGCGATAAAACCCGCGATATAGCGATTATGCGTACTATGGGCGCTCCTCGCGGCTCAATATTGCGGGTGTTCTTTATATGCGGCTCCAGCATTGGTGTGATTGGTACTGTGACGGGAGTGGCGCTGGGGCTGACATTTGCATTGAATATTGATAGCATTAAGGTGTTTTTACAAGGTCTTACCGGAGTAGAGCTTTTTGATCCCACGATTTACTTCTTATCGACTCTGCCTGCCGAAGTGAACTTTGTTGAGGTCGCTAGAATTTCGCTAATGTCGCTGGCATTGTCTTTTGCTGCAACATGGTATCCGGCATGGCGCGCAGCGCGCCTCGACCCAGCGGAGGCATTGCGTTATGAGTGATATACCGAGTGCATTAGAACTGCAGAATGTCACACGGCATTTTATGCAAGCAGGCGAAAAGCTGGAAGTATTGCGCGGTGCAAACCTCACCCTCAAGCGCGGTGAAATCGTGGCGCTGGTCGGGCCGAGTGGATCAGGTAAAACTACATTGCTGCAAATTACCGGACTTCTCGACCAGCCAAGCAGTGGCAATGTGGTAATAGGTGGGCGCGCAGTTGCAAGCGCTAAAGACAATATCCGTACCGAACGCCGGTTGCAGGATTAGGGATTTATCTATCAATTTCACCATTTGCTGCACGAATTTTCGGCACAGGAAAACGTGATGCTTCCCCTTATGGTGGGCGGAAAAACTAAAGCCAATGCGAAAAATCGCGCCAATGAATTGCTTGAGTCGCTAGGATTGGGGCATAGGCTCACCCACCGTCCGGCTCAACTTTCGGGAGGGGAGCAGCAACGTGTGGCTATCGCACGCGCTCTGGCTAATGAGCCTAAAGTAATTTTGGCAGATGAGCCAACAGGAAATCTTGACCCTCACACAGCAGATCAGGTTTTTGCCATGCTGATGAAAATTGCGCGTGAGAATGGTGTAGCGGCACTGATTGCTACACATAACTATGAGCTTGCAGCGCGGATGGATCGTAGCGTATTGATGGAAGACGGCGTATTAAAAAATCAATAATCAGTGTTAACGGATTTTTTCATCGCTATAGGCGTATTTGATAAGCACACCAACCAAAAACCCAAAAATCATATACGCCCAGATATCGGTTTTACTCCACTCAAATTGCAATAGATAATTGAAGTCAACATTCAGCTTATCCAGCACCTTGTCGGCGCTTTTGCCTAAATTTGTGCCATTAGAAAGGTCCATGAATAATCCGGTAATAATCTTGGCAAGAATAATAGTGCCAATCACACCAACCATACCGGGCACCAGCCACCAATGGATAAAGGTGTGAATGGTAAAAGGCGTTTCTTCATCATCTTTGCGTTTCAGGCGCATTTCTTCTTCTTTGTTGTGTTGCATATAGTCCATGTGAACGCCCCATCGAGGATTATGTTGTAAGTGGCAAATTAGCAGTGGGATTCTGCCCATAATTTGCTACTGTGTGGTTCTTATACTGCGTATAAAATAATTTGGAAATAGTTTATGAGTGACAGCCCGCAAAAAACATATGCGATTACACCGCGTTATGTGCATTTGCGCGTACATTCAGCCTATTCGCTATCCGAAGGCGCGATTCCGGTAAAAGAGGCGATTGCGCTGAGCAAGAAATTTTCCATGCCGGCTGTCGCTCTTACTGACACAAATAATCTTTTTGGCTCGCTTGAGTTTTCGCAGGCAGCGTCGTCCGCCGGTGTGCAGCCAATTATTGGCTGCCAATTATCGTTTAAACCGATTTGCGATAGCTCGCAAGTAGGAAAAAATGCGAGTGCAAAAACTCCATGCGAACAATTATCGCTCTATGCTAAAAATGAAACCGGATATTACAATTTACTCAAATTGGTGAGCAAGGCCTACCTTAATCCGCCAGAAGACGCAATGGGCATGGCAATGCTTGCTTACGAAGATTTAGATGCCCATAAAGAAGGCATTATTGTGCTTACCGGAAGCATACACGGGGCAGTAGGACGATTCTTGCTGGCAAAGAAAGAAGCGCAAGCCGAGAATTTTTTGCTCAGACTTTCCAACATGTTCAAAGACAGCCTTTATGTTGAACTTCAAAGACACAACTTGCCAGAAGAGCAGCGCACTGAGCCAGATTTTATCGCATTGGCGCAAAAGCATAACTTACCTGTGGTTGCCACGAATGATGCGTATTTTACAACCCGCGATAAAGCAGAGGCGCATGACGCGTTGCTATGCGTAGCGGGAGGTACATATGTAGCAGAAGAAAATCGCCGTCGGTTGAACGGGGAGTTTTATTTCAAATCGCAAGACGAGATGGCGCAGCTTTTTGCGGATATTCCGGAAGCATTGGCTAATACGGTGCATATTGCGCAGCGCTGTGCAGTCTTATCGCCCAAACGCGCTCCCATTTTGCCAAGTTTTGTGACTGACGAACAAAAATCTCAGGGGTATGATGAGGCTGCGGTGCTACGCGAACAATCACGCGAGGGGTTGGAATACCGGCTAAAAGCTCATGTGTATACCGAAGATATGAATGACACGCGGCGTGAGGAAATTGCCAAACCGTATTGGGAGCGTTTGGAATTTGAATTGGATATAATTATCCAGATGGGCTTTCCTGGGTATTTTCTGATTGTATCTGACTTTATTAAATGGTCGAAAGAGCATGATATTCCGGTAGGGCCGGGCCGTGGGTCGGGTGCAGGGTCGATTGTCGCATGGTCGCTGCTTATTACCGACCTTGATCCACTGCGCTACGGATTGTTGTTTGAGCGGTTTTTAAACCCCGAGCGAGTGTCAATGCCGGATTTTGATGTGGATTTTTGCCAAGACCGGCGTGATGAGGTGATCCGCTATGTGCAGAATAAATATGGCTATGACCAAGTAGCGCAAATTATTACTTTTGGTAAATTGCAAGCGCGGGCAGTGTTGCGCGATGTGGGGCGTGTGCTGCAAATGCCCTATGGGCAGGTTGATCGCATTTCGAAGATGGTGCCAAACAATCCCGCTCAGCCATGCACATTGCAACAAGCCATAGATATAGAACCGATGTTACGTCAGGCGCGGCGCGATGATGAAGCGGTAGAAAAACTATTGCATATTGCTTTGCAGCTAGAAGGGTTATATCGCCATGCCTCCACCCATGCGGCGGGGGTAGTAATTGGCGATCGTAAGCTGGATGAGCTGGTGCCTATGTACCGTGATGCAAAATCGGACATGCCCGTAGTGCAGTATTCGATGAAATACGCAGAATCTGCCGGACTGGTAAAGTTCGACTTTTTGGGTTTGAAAACGCTGTCAGTTCTCAAAAACGCAACAGATTTTATTAAGCTAAGCTGCGGCGATGATATTGACTTGCTAACAATTCCAGAGGGAGATCCCGCCAGTTATGAAATGCTGTCGCGGGGTGAAACCGTGGGTGTTTTTCAGTTTGAGTCAGTGGGTATGCGCGATTCATTATATAAACTCAAACCCGATTG is a window of Alphaproteobacteria bacterium DNA encoding:
- the dnaE gene encoding DNA polymerase III subunit alpha, translated to MSDSPQKTYAITPRYVHLRVHSAYSLSEGAIPVKEAIALSKKFSMPAVALTDTNNLFGSLEFSQAASSAGVQPIIGCQLSFKPICDSSQVGKNASAKTPCEQLSLYAKNETGYYNLLKLVSKAYLNPPEDAMGMAMLAYEDLDAHKEGIIVLTGSIHGAVGRFLLAKKEAQAENFLLRLSNMFKDSLYVELQRHNLPEEQRTEPDFIALAQKHNLPVVATNDAYFTTRDKAEAHDALLCVAGGTYVAEENRRRLNGEFYFKSQDEMAQLFADIPEALANTVHIAQRCAVLSPKRAPILPSFVTDEQKSQGYDEAAVLREQSREGLEYRLKAHVYTEDMNDTRREEIAKPYWERLEFELDIIIQMGFPGYFLIVSDFIKWSKEHDIPVGPGRGSGAGSIVAWSLLITDLDPLRYGLLFERFLNPERVSMPDFDVDFCQDRRDEVIRYVQNKYGYDQVAQIITFGKLQARAVLRDVGRVLQMPYGQVDRISKMVPNNPAQPCTLQQAIDIEPMLRQARRDDEAVEKLLHIALQLEGLYRHASTHAAGVVIGDRKLDELVPMYRDAKSDMPVVQYSMKYAESAGLVKFDFLGLKTLSVLKNATDFIKLSCGDDIDLLTIPEGDPASYEMLSRGETVGVFQFESVGMRDSLYKLKPDCLEDLIAMVSLYRPGPMDNIPSYIARKHGKEEPDYMHPMLEEVLKETHGVIIYQEQVQKIAQVMGGYTLGGADLLRRAMGKKIKEEMDAQRVTFTEGAVKNKVSEKQASQIFDHVAKFAGYGFNKSHAAAYALVAYQTAYLKANYPVEFLAASMNYDLNNTDKLAIFRQEVKRLGIEMLPPDVNMSQPLFSVEVLTDAKGKPVLNEKGEQKRAIRYGLAALKNVGESAMAALVAERTASGKFKDVFGLVGRVDSRMINRRALENLIKAGALDSLNPNRQQLLESVDTLLSYSATLARERESNQVSLFGDAVHDMPKPALRELKDWPPLERLHHEFSAVGFYLSSHPLEGYARNLKRMGIVSSSNFSSRLTASYSMVKLAGIVTGVKTRVSDKGKFAFVQLSDVDGIFEVSIFDETMLSSNQNLLENGQLLLVQAEGKMDEGGLRLIVQGLSALDEAVLRAQRGEVHIYVDGDDEADQLKTIIDSSLSTSKQSGVQIKFYVDWGRNERVIVALDKNYHISPTTIANLEALDGIAQVVEV
- a CDS encoding lipoprotein-releasing ABC transporter permease subunit, producing the protein MIKPFEWMLAFRYLRARRAEGFISVIAGFSLTGIALGVATLIVVMAVMNGFRTELLGRILGISGHVQIYDSRGAMFDYDERAQEFLRLEHVTSASAQVEGQVMVSANGQAQGVMINGLRGKDIQKKPLVAEHIVAGNLEAFNNGEGVLVGARLAQKLGLGIGDNITLISPEGRATIAGMMPRVKAYPIAAMFDVGMFEYDSGLVFMPFEEAQIFFKLARGEDTAVSSIELMVDNPKQAAAVAAEIARTNPQLYVQSWEDTNAQFFNALKVERSVMFLILTLIIIVAAFNIISSLIMLVRDKTRDIAIMRTMGAPRGSILRVFFICGSSIGVIGTVTGVALGLTFALNIDSIKVFLQGLTGVELFDPTIYFLSTLPAEVNFVEVARISLMSLALSFAATWYPAWRAARLDPAEALRYE